In Pseudomonas fluorescens NCIMB 11764, a single window of DNA contains:
- a CDS encoding serine/threonine transporter: MNDQANSVNERYVAAKPVSLEGWNRHDTTWMLGLFGTAIGAGTLFLPINAGLGGFWPLLFLALLAFPMTFYAHRGLTRFVLSGREGADITEVVEEHFGIKAGALITLLYFFAIFPILLIYSVALTNTVGSFLEHQLHIMPPPRAVLSFVLILGLLAVVRCGEQVIVKAMSLMVYPFIVALLFLAVFLVPHWNGGILTTASTLPEPSALLNTLWLAIPVMVFSFNHSPIISAFAVDQKRRYGDHAEERSSQILSRAHVLMVVMVLFFVFSCVLTLSPAQLAEAKAQNLSILSYLANHFSNPTIAFAAPLIAFVAISKSFLGHYIGASEGLKGLIVKSGKRPAPKTLDRMTAAFMLVVCWVVATLNPSILGMIETLGGPIIAAILFLMPMYAIRKVPAMARYRGQASNVFVTAVGLVAISALIYSLSA, translated from the coding sequence ATGAATGATCAGGCCAATAGCGTCAACGAACGCTATGTAGCGGCGAAACCTGTCAGCCTTGAAGGCTGGAACCGCCACGACACCACCTGGATGCTCGGCCTGTTTGGCACGGCCATCGGGGCCGGTACGCTGTTTTTGCCGATCAATGCAGGCTTGGGCGGTTTCTGGCCGTTGCTGTTCCTGGCGCTGCTGGCATTCCCCATGACTTTTTACGCACACCGTGGCCTGACACGTTTCGTATTGTCCGGACGAGAAGGGGCGGACATCACCGAAGTGGTGGAAGAACACTTCGGCATCAAGGCCGGTGCGCTGATCACCCTGCTGTACTTCTTCGCGATCTTTCCGATCCTGCTGATCTACAGCGTGGCCCTGACCAACACCGTCGGCAGTTTCCTTGAGCACCAACTGCACATCATGCCGCCACCGCGCGCCGTATTGTCGTTCGTGCTGATCCTCGGCCTGCTGGCGGTGGTGCGTTGCGGTGAGCAGGTGATCGTCAAGGCCATGAGCCTGATGGTGTATCCGTTTATCGTGGCGTTGCTGTTCCTGGCGGTGTTCCTGGTTCCGCACTGGAATGGCGGCATCCTGACCACTGCATCGACGCTGCCTGAGCCGTCGGCGCTGTTGAACACGTTGTGGCTGGCGATTCCGGTGATGGTGTTCTCGTTCAACCATTCGCCGATCATCTCGGCGTTCGCGGTGGACCAGAAGCGTCGCTACGGTGATCACGCCGAGGAGCGCAGCTCGCAGATCCTGTCCCGCGCGCACGTGTTGATGGTGGTGATGGTGCTGTTCTTCGTGTTCAGCTGCGTGCTGACCCTGTCCCCGGCGCAACTGGCGGAAGCGAAGGCGCAGAACCTGTCGATCCTGTCGTACCTGGCTAATCACTTCAGCAACCCGACCATCGCCTTCGCTGCGCCGTTGATTGCGTTCGTGGCGATTTCCAAGTCGTTCCTGGGGCACTACATCGGTGCCAGTGAAGGCCTGAAGGGGCTGATTGTGAAGAGCGGCAAGCGTCCGGCACCCAAGACGCTGGATCGCATGACCGCGGCGTTCATGCTGGTGGTGTGCTGGGTCGTGGCCACGCTGAACCCGAGCATTCTGGGGATGATTGAAACCCTGGGTGGCCCGATCATCGCGGCGATTCTGTTCCTGATGCCGATGTACGCGATTCGCAAGGTGCCGGCGATGGCGCGCTATCGTGGTCAGGCGTCCAATGTGTTTGTGACGGCGGTGGGTTTGGTGGCTATTTCGGCGTTGATTTATTCGCTGAGTGCCTGA
- a CDS encoding tautomerase family protein — MPLVRIDIKKHQDPTHAKRIGQLIYAAMHSAIGVPENDNFQILAEHDEQHFIFDPQYLGIDRSDQLVVIQITLSEGRTVDQKKLLYKTIAESLNAELAVRLEDVFINLVEVKKENWSFGNGIAQYAL, encoded by the coding sequence ATGCCCCTGGTTCGTATCGACATCAAAAAGCATCAGGACCCCACCCACGCCAAACGCATCGGCCAGCTGATTTACGCCGCCATGCACAGCGCCATTGGCGTTCCGGAAAACGATAACTTCCAGATACTCGCCGAACACGACGAGCAGCACTTCATCTTCGATCCGCAATACCTGGGGATCGATCGCTCCGACCAACTGGTGGTGATTCAGATCACCCTGAGCGAAGGCCGAACCGTCGATCAGAAAAAACTGCTCTATAAAACCATCGCCGAGAGCCTGAACGCGGAGCTGGCGGTGCGGCTGGAGGATGTATTCATTAATCTGGTCGAAGTGAAAAAAGAGAACTGGTCGTTCGGCAACGGAATTGCCCAGTACGCCCTATGA
- a CDS encoding TetR/AcrR family transcriptional regulator → MPRVSRKQAELNREIIVEAATRLFRERGLHGISVIDVMGAAGLTHGGFYGHFESREALAQEASGRAFQQSTDRWKDWIAANEDKNAARQALIGPYLSAASRDNPGDSCPVVAFAGDMCHEAAESGLRQTFMEGLGSLLDTFTPLMDTGDNASDRQQALVQYALMVGALTLARATRGDALSDEILEAARTFLTAP, encoded by the coding sequence ATGCCCCGTGTTTCCCGCAAGCAAGCCGAACTCAACCGCGAAATCATCGTCGAGGCGGCCACGCGCCTGTTTCGCGAACGGGGTCTGCATGGTATCAGCGTGATTGATGTGATGGGGGCGGCGGGCCTGACCCATGGCGGCTTCTATGGGCATTTCGAGTCCAGGGAAGCCCTGGCCCAGGAGGCCAGCGGCCGCGCATTCCAGCAATCGACAGACCGCTGGAAAGACTGGATCGCCGCCAACGAAGACAAGAACGCCGCCCGTCAGGCCTTGATCGGCCCCTACCTGTCGGCCGCCAGCCGCGACAATCCGGGCGATAGCTGCCCGGTGGTGGCGTTTGCCGGCGACATGTGCCACGAAGCCGCCGAAAGCGGCCTGCGCCAGACCTTTATGGAAGGCCTCGGCTCATTGCTCGACACCTTCACCCCCCTGATGGACACCGGCGACAACGCCAGTGATCGTCAACAGGCGCTGGTGCAATACGCCCTCATGGTCGGCGCGCTGACGCTCGCCCGCGCCACCCGTGGCGATGCTTTGTCCGATGAAATCCTGGAGGCTGCGCGCACCTTTCTGACGGCGCCATAA
- a CDS encoding 2-hydroxyacid dehydrogenase, whose product MPATVLVLVETINDYLPILEHQGFHLILAPTPAERAEAISTHGARIDAVLTRGPLGLYADEIAALPALKIICVIGAGYEHVDLQAAADRGLTVTNGAGVNASSVADHAMAMLLSMVRDIPRCDAAVRRGEWPKIMRPSVAGKRLGILGLGAVGMAIAKRAANGFDMTVSYHNRQHRSDVPYSFCSTPSELARASDFLVVATPGGLGTRSLINRSVLDALGPNGFLVNIARASVVVTADLISALEQRRIAGAALDVFDHEPQVPDALKSLSNVILTPHVAGLSPEATRGTVELVGRNLMAFFSGQPVLTPIDLPASASVTPPENKAVL is encoded by the coding sequence ATGCCCGCAACCGTTCTGGTACTGGTTGAAACGATCAATGATTACTTGCCGATTCTCGAACATCAGGGCTTTCACCTGATTTTGGCGCCTACCCCCGCCGAGCGGGCCGAAGCCATTTCGACCCACGGCGCACGTATCGATGCGGTACTGACCCGAGGCCCGCTGGGCCTGTATGCCGATGAAATCGCCGCGCTGCCGGCACTCAAGATCATTTGCGTGATTGGTGCCGGTTACGAACATGTCGACCTGCAGGCCGCAGCCGACCGGGGCCTGACCGTGACCAACGGCGCCGGGGTCAACGCCTCGTCGGTGGCTGACCACGCGATGGCGATGCTGCTTTCAATGGTGCGCGACATCCCCCGTTGCGACGCCGCCGTGCGCCGAGGCGAGTGGCCGAAAATCATGCGCCCTTCCGTGGCCGGCAAACGCCTGGGCATACTCGGCCTCGGTGCCGTCGGCATGGCCATCGCCAAACGCGCAGCCAACGGTTTTGACATGACCGTCAGTTACCACAACCGCCAGCATCGCAGCGACGTGCCGTACAGCTTCTGCTCGACACCGAGCGAACTGGCCCGCGCATCGGACTTCCTGGTGGTGGCCACGCCCGGCGGGCTCGGCACCCGCAGCCTGATTAACCGTTCGGTGCTGGACGCGTTGGGCCCCAACGGATTCCTCGTCAACATTGCCCGGGCCAGCGTGGTGGTGACCGCCGATCTGATCAGCGCCCTGGAGCAACGACGCATTGCCGGCGCAGCACTGGATGTCTTCGATCATGAACCTCAGGTGCCTGATGCGTTGAAGTCACTGAGTAACGTGATTCTCACGCCCCACGTTGCCGGGCTGTCACCCGAAGCAACCCGGGGCACCGTCGAGCTGGTCGGGCGTAACCTGATGGCCTTCTTTTCCGGCCAACCGGTACTCACTCCCATCGACCTGCCGGCGTCGGCATCGGTGACGCCGCCCGAAAACAAGGCGGTTCTGTAG
- a CDS encoding phosphotransferase family protein: MALTDQSTRIRTGEELDASLIDPYLKAHIPGLSGLPQISQFPGGASNLTYLLEYPEQEFVLRRPPFGHKAKSAHDMGREFRILNQLRDGFPYCPKAYVHCTDESVIGAEFYVMERVKGIILRAELPPELGLDSAKTEALCKSFIDKFVELHRVDYKAYGLGDLGKPEGYVARQIKGWSDRYEKALTPDAPKWEAVKAWLNDKMPADHPTSSIVHNDYRFDNVILDPNNPMQIIGVLDWELTTLGDPLMDLGNTLAYWIEADDPAPVQLMRRQPSHAPGMLTRREFVDYYAQRSGIQIDNFDFYYTYGLFRLAGIVQQIYYRFFHGQTQDKRFAQFIHMNKLLEQMSLQVIQKSSL; encoded by the coding sequence ATGGCGCTTACTGACCAGTCCACCCGTATCCGCACCGGCGAAGAACTCGATGCCAGCCTGATCGATCCGTACCTCAAGGCCCACATTCCGGGTCTCAGCGGTTTGCCGCAGATCAGCCAGTTCCCCGGCGGTGCGTCGAACCTCACCTACTTGCTGGAATACCCCGAGCAGGAATTCGTCCTGCGTCGGCCGCCGTTCGGTCACAAGGCCAAATCCGCCCATGACATGGGTCGCGAATTTCGCATCCTCAATCAACTGCGCGACGGTTTTCCCTACTGCCCGAAAGCCTACGTACACTGCACCGACGAATCGGTGATCGGCGCCGAGTTCTATGTGATGGAACGGGTCAAGGGGATCATCCTGCGCGCCGAACTGCCACCGGAACTGGGCCTGGATTCGGCGAAAACCGAAGCCCTGTGCAAAAGCTTCATCGACAAGTTCGTCGAATTGCACCGGGTCGACTACAAGGCCTATGGCCTGGGCGACCTCGGCAAGCCCGAAGGTTATGTGGCGCGGCAGATCAAAGGCTGGAGCGACCGCTACGAGAAAGCCCTGACCCCGGACGCGCCGAAGTGGGAAGCCGTGAAGGCCTGGCTCAACGACAAGATGCCTGCCGATCACCCGACATCGAGCATCGTCCATAACGACTATCGCTTCGACAACGTGATCCTCGACCCGAACAACCCGATGCAGATCATCGGTGTGCTCGACTGGGAACTCACCACCCTCGGCGACCCGCTGATGGACCTGGGCAACACCCTCGCCTACTGGATCGAAGCCGACGACCCGGCGCCGGTGCAACTGATGCGTCGCCAGCCGAGCCACGCACCGGGCATGCTGACCCGCCGCGAGTTCGTCGACTACTACGCCCAGCGTTCGGGCATCCAGATCGACAACTTCGACTTCTACTACACCTACGGCCTGTTCCGCCTGGCCGGCATCGTGCAGCAGATCTACTACCGTTTTTTCCATGGTCAGACCCAGGACAAACGCTTCGCGCAGTTCATTCACATGAACAAACTGCTGGAGCAGATGAGCCTGCAGGTCATCCAGAAATCCAGCCTCTGA
- a CDS encoding SDR family oxidoreductase, translating into MSKTQLFDLDGKIAFVSGASRGIGEAIAKLLAQQGAHVIVSSRKLEGCQHVADAIIAAGGKATAVACHIGEMEQISQVFAGIREQFGRLDILVNNAATNPQFCNVLDTDLGAFQKTVDVNIRGYFFMSVEAGKLMRDNGGGSIINVASINGISPGIFQGIYSVTKAAVINMTKVFAKECAQFGIRCNALLPGLTDTKFASALVKNEAILNTALAQIPLKRVADPSEMAGAVLYLASDASSYTTGVSLNVDGGFLS; encoded by the coding sequence ATGTCCAAGACTCAGTTGTTCGACCTCGACGGCAAGATCGCTTTCGTCTCCGGCGCCAGCCGTGGCATCGGCGAAGCCATCGCCAAACTGCTGGCCCAACAAGGCGCCCATGTGATTGTCTCGAGCCGCAAACTCGAGGGCTGCCAGCACGTCGCCGATGCAATCATCGCTGCCGGCGGCAAAGCCACCGCCGTGGCCTGCCACATTGGTGAGATGGAACAGATCAGCCAGGTCTTCGCCGGCATCCGCGAACAGTTCGGCCGTTTGGACATCCTGGTCAACAATGCCGCGACCAATCCGCAGTTCTGCAACGTACTGGACACCGACCTCGGCGCCTTCCAGAAAACCGTCGACGTGAACATCCGCGGCTACTTCTTCATGTCGGTAGAAGCCGGCAAGCTGATGCGCGACAACGGCGGCGGCAGCATCATCAACGTGGCTTCGATCAACGGCATCTCGCCGGGGATCTTCCAGGGCATCTATTCGGTGACCAAGGCTGCGGTGATCAACATGACCAAAGTGTTCGCCAAGGAATGTGCGCAGTTCGGGATTCGTTGCAATGCCCTGTTGCCGGGGCTGACCGACACCAAGTTTGCGTCGGCGCTGGTAAAGAACGAGGCGATTTTGAACACGGCATTGGCGCAGATTCCGCTGAAGCGCGTGGCGGATCCGAGTGAAATGGCGGGGGCGGTGTTGTATCTGGCGAGTGATGCGTCGAGTTATACGACGGGGGTTTCGCTGAATGTGGATGGGGGGTTTTTGTCTTGA
- a CDS encoding DUF1652 domain-containing protein has product MISLAQLRLQLERSFSPLACECTLTGDHSLTVKLYHPVSGQVDLVVSGLRVPLATLEAVEALIEELRYELESNTLHRPDPVR; this is encoded by the coding sequence ATGATTTCCCTGGCGCAATTACGTCTGCAACTGGAGCGCAGTTTTTCGCCGCTGGCTTGTGAGTGCACGCTGACGGGGGATCACTCGTTGACGGTGAAACTCTATCACCCGGTTTCCGGGCAGGTTGACCTGGTAGTCAGTGGCTTGAGGGTCCCGCTTGCGACTCTGGAAGCGGTAGAGGCACTGATTGAAGAACTGCGTTATGAACTTGAGAGCAACACGCTGCATCGCCCCGACCCTGTCCGATAG
- a CDS encoding helix-turn-helix transcriptional regulator, with protein MSQDVLTTETNRRQLQQIIAGLSDGVILLELDQTLLWANEAALTMHGVRRISELGANAKEYAKRFALRYRNNHPVPADNYPINRVARGDTFSDVLVEVTPLDDEARTWVHNVRSLVLTDSGGEPELLVLIMDDVTEWASAEQRFEKTFNANPAPAVICRLSDLRYIKVNAGFLEMTGYSRDQVIGVSTYELDILEGAEKKDLAIERLREHATIPQMQAELKLPEGGSKQVIVAGQPLELNDEECMLFSFVDMEPRHKAEVALRQSEERFAKAFRLTPVPILVCNASDQVVLDVNEAFLETLAYPSEEVLGKTIAEIDFIHDTGARTRLFAALEKTGSLDRIDVSVRKKDTELIDCAISADTVNIQDSPCYLLVLMNITERKRTELELVAAIEEVMKDASWFSRTLIEKLANVKSVNSPKLPSVSFTDLTARERDVLGLICEGLADKEIAARLKLAPNTVRNHVSTVYSKLDVHSRSEAIVWARERGLFSSERRPKRQR; from the coding sequence ATGAGCCAAGACGTCCTGACCACTGAAACCAATCGCCGTCAATTGCAGCAGATCATCGCCGGTCTGTCCGACGGCGTGATCCTGCTGGAGCTCGATCAGACCCTCCTCTGGGCCAATGAAGCCGCGCTGACCATGCACGGTGTCAGACGGATCAGCGAACTGGGCGCCAATGCCAAGGAGTACGCGAAACGCTTCGCCTTGCGTTATCGCAACAATCATCCGGTGCCGGCCGACAACTACCCGATCAATCGCGTGGCCCGTGGTGATACGTTCAGCGATGTATTGGTGGAAGTGACTCCGCTCGACGATGAAGCGCGTACCTGGGTCCACAACGTACGCAGCCTGGTCCTGACCGACAGCGGCGGCGAACCGGAGTTGCTGGTGCTGATCATGGACGATGTCACCGAGTGGGCCAGCGCCGAGCAGCGTTTCGAAAAGACCTTCAATGCCAACCCGGCCCCGGCGGTGATTTGCCGCCTCAGCGATCTGCGCTACATCAAGGTCAATGCCGGCTTCCTTGAAATGACCGGCTACAGCCGCGATCAGGTCATCGGTGTGTCGACCTATGAGCTGGACATTCTTGAAGGCGCCGAAAAGAAAGACCTGGCAATCGAGCGCTTGCGTGAACACGCCACTATTCCCCAGATGCAGGCCGAGCTGAAATTGCCTGAAGGCGGCAGCAAGCAGGTGATCGTCGCGGGCCAGCCGCTTGAGCTCAACGACGAAGAATGCATGTTGTTTTCCTTCGTCGACATGGAACCCCGGCATAAGGCCGAGGTTGCCCTTCGCCAGAGCGAGGAACGGTTTGCCAAGGCTTTCCGCCTGACACCGGTGCCGATCCTGGTGTGCAACGCCAGTGATCAAGTGGTGCTGGACGTCAACGAGGCGTTCCTCGAAACCCTCGCTTATCCGAGTGAAGAAGTGCTCGGCAAGACCATCGCCGAGATCGATTTCATCCATGACACCGGCGCACGCACTCGTCTGTTTGCGGCACTGGAGAAAACCGGCAGCCTGGATCGCATCGATGTCAGCGTACGTAAAAAAGATACCGAACTGATCGATTGCGCGATTTCCGCCGACACCGTGAACATTCAGGACAGCCCTTGCTACCTGCTGGTGTTGATGAACATCACCGAACGCAAACGCACCGAGCTGGAATTGGTGGCCGCGATTGAAGAGGTGATGAAAGACGCGTCCTGGTTCAGCCGTACGCTGATCGAAAAACTGGCCAACGTGAAAAGCGTCAACTCGCCGAAATTGCCCAGCGTCTCCTTCACTGACCTCACCGCCCGTGAACGCGATGTGCTTGGCCTGATCTGCGAAGGCCTGGCTGACAAGGAAATCGCAGCGCGCCTGAAACTGGCCCCCAACACCGTGCGCAACCATGTTTCGACGGTGTATTCCAAGCTGGACGTGCACAGTCGCAGTGAAGCGATTGTCTGGGCGCGCGAGCGCGGATTGTTCTCCAGCGAACGCCGACCGAAGCGGCAAAGGTAA
- a CDS encoding Zn-dependent hydrolase has protein sequence MNAAVDVLQSTHQHINRDRLWQSLMDLARLGATVKGGVCRLALTDLDRQARDIFVKWCEEAGCTVSIDAVGNIFARRPGRNPNLPPVMTGSHIDTQPTGGKFDGCFGVLAGVEVLRTLNDLGVETEAPLEVVVWTNEEGSRFAPCMMGSGVFAEKFTLEETLAKVDAEGITVGEALNAIGYAGSRKVSGHAVGAYFEAHIEQGPILEDERKTIGVVMGALGQKWFDLKLRGVEAHAGPTPMHLRKDALVGASVIVGAVNRAALGHQPHACGTVGCLQAYPGSRNVIPGEVRMTLDFRHLEPARLDSMIAEVREVIEATCEEHGLTFELTPTADFPPLYFDKGCVEAVRGAAQGLGLSHMDIVSGAGHDAIFLAELGPAGMIFVPCEGGISHNEIENAAPDDLAAGCAVLLRAMLAASAAIAGGQIAA, from the coding sequence ATGAACGCGGCCGTAGACGTTCTGCAATCCACCCATCAGCACATCAACCGCGACCGCCTGTGGCAGTCGCTCATGGACCTGGCCAGACTCGGCGCCACAGTCAAGGGCGGCGTCTGTCGCCTGGCCCTGACCGACCTCGACCGCCAGGCCCGGGACATCTTCGTCAAGTGGTGCGAGGAGGCCGGCTGCACCGTCAGTATCGACGCCGTCGGCAACATCTTCGCCAGGCGCCCCGGGCGCAATCCCAACCTGCCACCGGTGATGACCGGCAGTCATATCGACACTCAACCCACCGGCGGCAAGTTCGACGGCTGCTTCGGTGTGCTCGCCGGCGTCGAAGTCTTGCGTACGCTCAACGACCTCGGCGTGGAAACCGAAGCGCCGCTGGAGGTGGTGGTCTGGACCAACGAGGAAGGCTCGCGTTTCGCCCCGTGCATGATGGGCTCCGGCGTGTTCGCGGAAAAATTCACCCTTGAAGAAACGCTGGCCAAGGTCGACGCCGAAGGCATTACCGTCGGCGAAGCACTGAACGCGATTGGCTATGCCGGCTCGCGCAAGGTCAGCGGTCACGCCGTCGGCGCCTATTTCGAAGCCCACATCGAACAGGGGCCGATCCTTGAGGACGAACGCAAAACCATCGGCGTGGTCATGGGCGCCCTCGGCCAGAAATGGTTCGACCTGAAACTGCGCGGCGTCGAAGCCCACGCCGGACCCACCCCGATGCACCTGCGCAAAGACGCATTGGTCGGTGCGTCCGTCATTGTCGGCGCCGTCAATCGCGCCGCCCTCGGCCATCAACCCCACGCCTGCGGCACTGTCGGTTGCCTGCAAGCCTATCCTGGCTCGCGCAACGTCATCCCCGGCGAAGTGCGCATGACCCTGGATTTCCGGCATCTGGAACCGGCACGCCTGGATTCGATGATCGCCGAAGTCCGCGAAGTGATCGAAGCCACCTGCGAAGAGCACGGCCTGACCTTCGAACTGACACCGACCGCCGACTTCCCGCCGCTGTACTTCGACAAAGGCTGCGTCGAAGCGGTACGCGGCGCGGCCCAAGGGCTTGGCTTGTCGCACATGGATATCGTCAGCGGAGCAGGGCACGACGCCATCTTCCTCGCCGAACTCGGCCCGGCCGGGATGATCTTCGTACCGTGCGAGGGTGGTATCAGCCACAACGAAATCGAAAACGCCGCACCGGACGACCTGGCGGCAGGGTGTGCGGTGTTGTTACGGGCGATGCTGGCGGCGTCGGCGGCGATTGCCGGAGGGCAAATCGCGGCATGA
- a CDS encoding NCS1 family nucleobase:cation symporter-1, with the protein MQQIRSQVTERDGLFELEAGSDVLDSPRYNHDMAPTKVRERTWNKWHITALWVGMAICVPTYTLGGVLTAYFGLSVGEALLAILFANIIVLIPLTLNAFPGTKYGIPFPVLLRSSFGILGSNIPCLIRALVACGWFGIQTMFGGLAIHLFLGSVFEGWKSLGGTGEVIGFMVFWALNLWVVIRGAESIKWLETLSAPLLVLVGVGLLVWAMPNVSMSELMAIPAKRPEGASVVSYFAAGLTAMVGFWATLSLNIPDFSRYAKSQKDQIVGQIIGLPLTMFLFASLGVVMTAASVKLVGVTVSDPVTLIGHIQSPVWVALAMALIIIATLSTNTAANIVSPTNDFQNIAPKVINRTKAVMLTGVVGLVLMAHELLKKLGLIVSDVSLETVYSNWLLGYSSLLGPIAGIMVVDYFLIKKQQLDLAGLYRDDVYPAWNWCGFIAFGVPVVLTLLSLGSDAFSWFYSYGWFTGSALGGLIYYGLCSVRPSPSVAKTAV; encoded by the coding sequence ATGCAACAGATCAGATCGCAAGTGACCGAGCGCGACGGCTTGTTCGAGCTCGAAGCCGGCAGCGATGTCCTCGACAGTCCCCGTTACAACCACGATATGGCACCGACCAAGGTGCGCGAGCGAACCTGGAACAAATGGCACATCACCGCGCTGTGGGTCGGCATGGCGATCTGCGTGCCGACCTATACCCTCGGCGGGGTGCTGACCGCTTACTTCGGCCTGAGCGTCGGTGAGGCGCTGCTGGCGATTCTGTTTGCCAACATCATTGTGTTGATTCCGCTGACGCTGAACGCGTTCCCCGGCACCAAATACGGCATCCCGTTTCCCGTCCTGCTGCGTTCATCCTTTGGCATTCTGGGCTCCAACATTCCCTGTCTGATTCGCGCCTTGGTGGCGTGTGGCTGGTTCGGCATCCAGACGATGTTTGGTGGGCTGGCGATTCACCTGTTCCTGGGCTCGGTGTTCGAGGGCTGGAAATCCCTCGGCGGCACGGGTGAGGTCATCGGTTTCATGGTGTTCTGGGCCTTGAACCTGTGGGTGGTGATTCGCGGCGCCGAGTCGATCAAATGGCTGGAAACGCTGTCCGCGCCGCTGTTGGTGCTGGTCGGTGTCGGGCTGCTGGTGTGGGCCATGCCGAACGTATCGATGAGCGAATTGATGGCGATCCCGGCCAAGCGTCCGGAAGGGGCGAGCGTGGTCAGTTACTTCGCCGCCGGGCTGACTGCGATGGTCGGGTTCTGGGCCACGTTGTCACTGAACATTCCGGACTTCAGCCGCTACGCCAAAAGTCAGAAGGACCAGATCGTCGGGCAGATCATCGGCCTGCCGCTGACCATGTTCCTGTTCGCTTCACTGGGCGTGGTGATGACGGCCGCATCGGTCAAGCTGGTGGGCGTGACCGTGTCCGACCCGGTGACGCTGATCGGTCACATCCAGAGCCCGGTCTGGGTCGCGCTGGCCATGGCGCTGATCATCATCGCCACGCTCTCCACCAATACCGCCGCCAACATTGTTTCGCCGACCAACGACTTCCAGAACATCGCGCCGAAGGTGATCAACCGCACCAAGGCGGTAATGCTCACGGGGGTGGTTGGCCTGGTGCTGATGGCGCATGAGCTGCTGAAGAAGCTCGGGCTGATCGTTTCCGATGTGAGCCTGGAAACGGTCTATTCGAACTGGCTGCTGGGCTATTCCAGTCTTCTCGGCCCCATCGCCGGGATCATGGTGGTGGATTATTTCCTGATCAAGAAACAGCAACTGGACCTGGCCGGGCTTTATCGCGATGACGTCTATCCGGCGTGGAACTGGTGCGGGTTTATCGCGTTTGGTGTGCCGGTGGTGTTGACGCTGCTGTCGTTGGGCAGCGATGCCTTCAGCTGGTTCTACAGCTATGGCTGGTTCACGGGTTCGGCGCTGGGTGGGTTGATTTATTACGGGTTGTGCTCTGTTCGGCCCAGTCCGTCTGTTGCGAAAACTGCGGTGTAG